A genomic region of Zea mays cultivar B73 chromosome 6, Zm-B73-REFERENCE-NAM-5.0, whole genome shotgun sequence contains the following coding sequences:
- the LOC103630350 gene encoding uncharacterized protein has translation MLPASAATPPPAYDRLDKKDAEEAPHVRAQFLIHKVLNDATPSSSRAVRPRSRPPALVRVKQARVGVRLKKLRLAIRGVRARARRAVQRHLRNLRRLIARGGGRGSSSVRPAAAGPPPS, from the coding sequence ATGCTGCCGGCGAGTGCAGCAACGCCGCCACCCGCCTACGACAGGCTGGATAAGAAGGACGCGGAGGAGGCGCCGCACGTCCGGGCGCAGTTCCTGATCCACAAGGTGCTCAACGATGCAACGCCGTCGTCGTCGCGGGCGGTAAGGCCTAGGAGCAGGCCACCGGCGCTGGTGAGAGTGAAGCAGGCAAGGGTCGGCGTCCGGCTGAAGAAGCTCAGACTCGCCATCCGGGGCGTGAGGGCGCGCGCCCGCCGCGCCGTGCAGAGGCACCTCAGGAACCTCAGGAGGCTCATcgcgcgtggaggaggacggggaTCGTCGTCAGTGAGGCCGGCAGCGGCAGGGCCTCCTCCCTCTTGA